TCCCGCGTTGGCCGGCTCTCTGGAAGAAAGTCCGGCAAATAGCAAGCGCAAGATCATAACCGGAATTGCGCTCATCATACTTAGCGTCCCGCTTTTCATTTGGGACTGGAAATTCAATTGGGGCCTGATCCTGCCGACTCTGATTGGTCTTAACCTGATCTTTTTCGGCTTCAGGGTCGCGTTCTGGGGATTGGGTATGTTAGAGCGCACCAAGGTTCAGCAATAACAAATAACGGCCCCTTTTCCTGGTCGGTGCTGATACTCACAACAGCTTGCAAACTTCCTCAAACTCAAGCCGGGGACCGCGCGGAAACAGCTTCGCTGGGTCTCCAAACCCAAGGTTGCACAGGAAATTCGATTTCACCGGACTGGTTGGCATGACTTCTTCAGGTTCGCCTTTAGAAATGGGAGCTGGAAAAAATTCTTCATCCACCTTGGCGTTGTTGAAGCCGGACATGGGGCCGCAGTCCAACCCTAAAGAGCGGGCCGCAAGAATGAAATAAGCTCCCTGTAGTGTGCCGTTGCGAAATGCCGTGACCTCAGCCAGCTCTGGCGAATTTGAGAACCACTCGCGTGCTCCCGGATTGTGAGGAAAAAGCCTGGGCAGCAACTCATAGAATTTCATGTCATGGGCGACGATGGCCGTCACCGGGGCCTTCATCGTCTTTTCCACGTTGTTCGGCGACAATGCTGGGCGCAATCTCTGCTTTGCCTCCGGCGTACGCAAGAAAAGGATGCGTGCTGGGCTGCAATTGGCGCTGGTCGGCCCCCATTTCATAAGGTCGTACAGCCGGTGCAATAGATCATCGCTTACTGGTTTATCAAGCCAGCTATTGTGGGTTCGTGCCTTGCGAAACAAAACATCCAGCGCCTGCTCGCTCAATAAATCGCCCATAAGTTTGTGTCCCTCTTTCTCATCGTACTGTGAACATCAGCTTTAGGGTTTACAGTGTTACGTGCATGTCGCTCGACGTGCCGCCTGCGGCGGGAACGTAACATTTCAGCGTGTAATCCATCACCATGCGGTCGGCACTGAAGCGCCAGCCAAGGGTCCGAATGGTGCGTTTCATACGTTTGATCCAGCCGCGCGGCAGGCCATCGTGGTCGCGCCGGTAGTACAGTGGAATCACCTCTTCGCGAAGCACCCGGTATAGATCTTCGCCGTCGCGGGTATCGTGAACATTCATGTTGGAGTGGGTCCTGCCGGTTCCGATGGCGAAGCCGTTTAGGCCGTCGTAGGCTTCCGCCCACCAGCCATCGAGCACAGAGAGATTCAACCCGCCATTCAGTACTACTTTTTGACCGCTGGTCCCCGAGGCCTCGAGTGGCCGCCGGGGATTATTCAGCCAAACATCCACGCCCTGAACGAAATGACGTCCTACGTTGATATCGTAGTTTTCTACAAAAACGAATTTGTCAGAAAACTGCGGGTCACGCATCAACTCCGCTATCTGCTGTAATACCCGCTTGCCCGGTTCGTCATGCGGATGCGCCTTGCCGGCAAACACAAACTGCACTGGGCGTTTAGGGTCGTTCACCACAGCGGCCAGCTTTTCAATATCGGCCAGAATCAAATTGGCTCTTTTATAAGTGGCGAAGCGGCGTGCAAATCCAATAGTAAGTGCGTCAGGACTTAACACTCGTGCGAGTCTTTGCCGGGTTTCGAGTGGTTCACCACGACGCTCAGCCTGTTCAACTGCGCGGCGACGCACAAACTCCAGGAGCCGTGATTTCAGGCTGAGATGGGTCTCCCAGAGTTCACCGTCATCCACATTTTCAATGCCCTCCCAGGTTTGTGGCTGGCTGCTGTGCTCGGGCCAGCCGGTGCCCAGATGACGGTCATAGAGACGAAACATTTGCGGCGCCAGCCAGGTGGGAACATGCACGCCATTGGTAATGTGCCCGATGGGAACTGCATCCTCGGGCTTACCAGGATATAACCCCGTCCACATGGTCCGGGAAACTTCGCCGTGCAGGGCAGAGACTGCATTGGCGCGCCGGGAAAGTTTCAGGCCCAGCACCGTCATGCAGAATTCTTCGTGCGGGTTGTTGGGATTCTCGCGTCCCAGCTCCATAAGTGTTTCATGGGAAAGGCCCAGTGCTTCGCGGAGAGGTCCAAGGTGCTCTTCCATCAGGTCAGCATTAAAGCGATCATGGCCGGCAGGCACGGGTGTGTGGGTAGTGAAGACCACTTCACGGGAAACACGAGGCACAGCTTCGTTGAAGCCCAAGCCCTCCTCCTGCATACGACTGCGAATCGCTTCCAGCACGGCAAATCCGCTGTGGCCTTCGTTCAGGTGAAGGACGCCCGGTGTGATCCCCAGGGCTTTCAAAGCGCGGAAGCCTCCAACCCCGAGCAGCAACTCTTGCCGGATCCGGATGCGTCCATCTCCGCCGTACAAGCGCGAGGTGAGTTCCCGGTCTTCGGGAGCGTTCCCAGGCACGTTGGAGTCAAGAAGAAGCAGATCGCAGCGCCCCACTTTCATGCGCCAGACTTTCGCCCGGATCGAGCCGCCCCGGGTTTCAATTTGCACCATGACCGGTTCGCCATTTGTTCCAATGGCCGGTTCCATGGGCAGTTGATTGAGATCCGTCTGCAGGTACTCTTCCTGCTGCCAGCCTTTAAGATCGAGCCGCTGTCTGAAATATCCCTGTCCATAGAACAGGCCAATACCGACGAGTGGAATATCCAGGTCCGATGCGCTCTTGATGTGATCGCCGGCCAGGACCCCCAGGCCGCCGGAGTATACCGGGACGGATTCGTGCAACCCGAACTCAGCAGAAAAATACGCCACCGGACGAGGCCGCAGAATACCTGCATACCTTGCGCCCCAGGTCCGATCGGCTTCGAGATACTCCCGTTGGCGGCGGTAGGCGTAGTTAATCCGGCCGTGCAGCACTTGCTCCTCGGCCCGTCGTTTGATTCCCGCCAGGGGAATCTCTCCCAGCAGCGAAATGGGATTGTGATTGACCTGTCTCCAGCGTATCGGATCAAGATCACGGAACAAGCTGGTGGAATCACTGTCCCAACTCCACCATAAGTTGCGGGCCAGGGACCAGAGCCGCTCCTGTACAGGAGCAATGAAGCGGTCGAGCGTACGCGCCTCGCTCACCACGGGCGCGACTTGGGCGGCCGCTTCCACCAGCATTCGGACTTCGTTCTCTCGAAAGATCCGAGCTTCGATGGTTTGAACCACCAGGACCCCTTGCAGGATGCCGCGATCAATCAGGGGAACCCCAAGGAATGATTGGTAAGCATCTTCTCCGGATTCACTGAAGTATTTGAAACGTGGATGATTTTTTACCTGATCCACGGCGACCGGGCGCACTTGCTCAGCCACCAGGCCGGTGAGGCCCTCTTGTATGACCATGCGTAGGGTGCCAATACATTGAGGACGAAGCCCGACCGTGGCCGCCAACACCAGGTTGGCGCGATCAGGTTCCAGCAAATATGCCGAACAGACATCGGTCTCAAACCGTTTGGCAATTAAGGCGACGACATTCATGAGGGTCTCGGCTGGTTTGCCGCCCTCTGCCGCAAGCTTACCGATTTCCTCCAACGTCAAGACGTGACTCGCATCACGCGCAAGAGCGGCTTGGCTCATGTTTTGAGTTCTCCCAGTCATTTCGATGCAATTGTAAGGGGATATAGAGCCATTTTCGCGCATCTTTTGATTTTGGTCTAGCGGCTGGCTTCATAGGTGAGTTAGGCAATCACTGCGCGAGGTCGGCGGCGGGTCAGACGTCCGATCATCGGATAGGAAATGGAAAAACGGCGAGATTAACTGCGATTGCATCGGCGCAGAAATCACAAACATACAATACCCTGGCGCGCACGCAACTGCTTAAACTGCAACCGCTGCGAGGCTCTTTAGCGCGCACACTACTCCCCCGGCAGAAACTCTATATGTCAGGCGCATATCAAGTCCAATTGAAATTGTTTATGGTACATATATATGGTACATATAAAGGTTGAACGCGCAGCAATGACATGAAACCGCAGCCCTTTAGGATGAGTGCTGACTCCCCATCCGGTGGCCAAGAGGGTTCCAAAGATTGAAATCCTGAGCCGGCAATCCCAACTTTGTTCGGAATCTCAGGCATGCGCCGTGAGGAAACGGTCGGCATGAGGCGCCGGTATGGCGCCCAATTGGCGCAGGAGCCCTAGCTGGTCCCAGCTATTCCAGCCGGCAACGATTTGGCCACCGGTAATTTTCGCGATGACGATTCCGGCCACGCGGACGCGTCTTCCGGTTGGCGGGATTCCCAGCCCGTCACCTTGATGTGTACCTTCGAGCACGAGCCGTACGGTAACCTTGTCGCCGTCAGCGACGGTGTCTTCGATTGTGATGTGTATATCCGGGAAAGTTGTT
The DNA window shown above is from Terriglobales bacterium and carries:
- the glgP gene encoding alpha-glucan family phosphorylase; this translates as MSQAALARDASHVLTLEEIGKLAAEGGKPAETLMNVVALIAKRFETDVCSAYLLEPDRANLVLAATVGLRPQCIGTLRMVIQEGLTGLVAEQVRPVAVDQVKNHPRFKYFSESGEDAYQSFLGVPLIDRGILQGVLVVQTIEARIFRENEVRMLVEAAAQVAPVVSEARTLDRFIAPVQERLWSLARNLWWSWDSDSTSLFRDLDPIRWRQVNHNPISLLGEIPLAGIKRRAEEQVLHGRINYAYRRQREYLEADRTWGARYAGILRPRPVAYFSAEFGLHESVPVYSGGLGVLAGDHIKSASDLDIPLVGIGLFYGQGYFRQRLDLKGWQQEEYLQTDLNQLPMEPAIGTNGEPVMVQIETRGGSIRAKVWRMKVGRCDLLLLDSNVPGNAPEDRELTSRLYGGDGRIRIRQELLLGVGGFRALKALGITPGVLHLNEGHSGFAVLEAIRSRMQEEGLGFNEAVPRVSREVVFTTHTPVPAGHDRFNADLMEEHLGPLREALGLSHETLMELGRENPNNPHEEFCMTVLGLKLSRRANAVSALHGEVSRTMWTGLYPGKPEDAVPIGHITNGVHVPTWLAPQMFRLYDRHLGTGWPEHSSQPQTWEGIENVDDGELWETHLSLKSRLLEFVRRRAVEQAERRGEPLETRQRLARVLSPDALTIGFARRFATYKRANLILADIEKLAAVVNDPKRPVQFVFAGKAHPHDEPGKRVLQQIAELMRDPQFSDKFVFVENYDINVGRHFVQGVDVWLNNPRRPLEASGTSGQKVVLNGGLNLSVLDGWWAEAYDGLNGFAIGTGRTHSNMNVHDTRDGEDLYRVLREEVIPLYYRRDHDGLPRGWIKRMKRTIRTLGWRFSADRMVMDYTLKCYVPAAGGTSSDMHVTL
- a CDS encoding ester cyclase encodes the protein MQENAKLVHRWFEEVWNQSREETINELFAPDAVAYGLGETDVDVQGPAQFKTFFHNFRTTFPDIHITIEDTVADGDKVTVRLVLEGTHQGDGLGIPPTGRRVRVAGIVIAKITGGQIVAGWNSWDQLGLLRQLGAIPAPHADRFLTAHA
- a CDS encoding malonic semialdehyde reductase gives rise to the protein MGDLLSEQALDVLFRKARTHNSWLDKPVSDDLLHRLYDLMKWGPTSANCSPARILFLRTPEAKQRLRPALSPNNVEKTMKAPVTAIVAHDMKFYELLPRLFPHNPGAREWFSNSPELAEVTAFRNGTLQGAYFILAARSLGLDCGPMSGFNNAKVDEEFFPAPISKGEPEEVMPTSPVKSNFLCNLGFGDPAKLFPRGPRLEFEEVCKLL